GGTGCTGCGACTGACCGACGTGGTCAAGACATTCCCCGGCGTCCGGGCCCTGGACGGCGTGCAGTTGGAGGTGCGGGCGGGCGAGGTGCACTGCCTGCTCGGTCAGAACGGCGCCGGCAAGTCCACCCTGATCAAGGTCCTCGCGGGCGTGCACCGGCCGGACTCCGGGCTGGTCGAGTGGCGGGGCGGGCCGACCGTCTTCGCCAACCCGCAGGCCGCGATGCGCGCCGGCATCGCCACCATCTACCAGGAGCTGGACCTCGTCGAGGATCTCTCGGTCGCGGAGAACGCGTTCCTGGGTCACGAGCCGCGTCGGCTCGGGTTCGTGCGCCGTGGTCACATGGCCCGCCGTACCCGGGAGATCCTGGGTCGGCTCGGCCACCCGGAGATCCCGCCGGGCCGGATGGTCCGGGCGTTGCCGGCAGCCGGCAAGCAGATCGTCAGCATGGCCCGGGCGCTCTCCCACGAGGCCCGGCTGATCATCATGGACGAGCCGAGCGCGGTGCTCGCCCACGACGAGGTGGGCAACCTCTTCCGCATCATCCGGGAGCTGACCGCGCAGGGCATCGCCGTCATCTACATCTCGCACCGGATGGAGGAGATCCGCGAGATCGGCGACCGGGTCACCGTGCTCAAGGACGGCCGCACCACCGCCGCCAACCTGCCCGCCCGGACCACCCCCACCAACGACCTGGTGAGCCGGATGACCGGGCGCAGCATCGAGTACGTCTTCCCGGAGCGCCCGGCCGACGACGGCGTGGGCGACGAGCTGCTCCGGGTCGACGGGCTGAGCCGGGCCGGCGAGTTCAGCGACGTGTCGCTGCGGGTGCGGGCGGGGGAGATCGTGGGCATCGCCGGGCTGGTCGGCTCCGGCCGGTCCGAGGTGCTGGAGACGATCTTCGGCGCCCGCCGGCCGGACGCGGGCACGGTCGCCGTGGCCGGTCGCGCCCTGCGGCCGGGCAGCGTCGGCGCGGCGGTCCGCGCCGGGCTCGGCATGGCCCCGGAGGAGCGCAAGAGCCAGGCGCTGCTGCTCGGTGAGCCGATCTACCGCAACGTCACCCTGGCCACCTTCGCCCGGTTCGCCCGGCTGGGCTTCACCAACGCCGGGCGGGAGCGCGCCGAGGCGAACCGGATCGCCGACCTGCTCGAACTGCGCCCCCGCGACGTGCTGCGCCCGGTGCGGACGCTCTCCGGCGGCAACCAGCAGAAGGTGGTGGTGGGGCGCTGGCTGCTCGGCGACACCCGGCTGCTGCTGCTGGACGAGCCGACCCGGGGCGTGGACGTGGGCGCGCGGGCCGAGCTGTACCAGGTGATCCGGGGGCTGGCCGCCCGGGGCGTCGGGGTGCTGCTGGTCTCCAGCGAGGTGCCCGAGGTGCTCGGTCTGGCCGACCGGGTGCTGGTGATGCGCGAGGGCCGGGTCGTGCGCGAGGCGCCGGCCGGCGAACTTGACGAAGACACCGTGCTCGACCTCGTCATGGCGGGGTCCCTCATGGAAGGCGCGCCGGCATGAGCGCGCGGAGCGAGCGAATCAGACTGATCGGCGCGAACGAGCCTCAGGCCGGCGCCGAGCGCAGCGAGGGGGCGGCATGAGCGACGCGACAGGCACCACGACACCGGAACGGCCCGCCGACCTGCCGGCCCAGTCCCCGCCGGTCAGCAAGGAGGGCACCGAGGCGGCGACCCACCGGGAGCCGGCAACGGGCCGGCTCTCCTTCTGGAAGGGCGACAGCGGTGAGGGCGCCCGACGCAACCTCGGTCTGATCGCCGTCCTGGTCATCCTCGTGATCATCGGGATCGCCACCCGGCCGGACCTCTACTCCAACCCGGACTGGGTGTGGGACAACACCCTCACCATCCTCAAGCTGGCGTCGGTGGTCGGCGTGGTCACGGTCGGCATGACCTTCGTGATCATCGGCGGTGGCATCGACCTCTCGGTCGGGGCGATCGTCGCGCTGGCCGGCGTCTGGTGCACCACCGTCGCCACCCAGAGCTTCGGCGCGGGCGGCATGATCTTCACCGCGGTCGTCGTCGGGTTGTGCGTCGGCCTGGTCAACGGGGTGCTCATCTCGTACGGCAGGCTGGTGCCGTTCATCGCGACGCTGGCGATGCTGGTGGCCGCCCGGGGCCTGGCGGCGGAGATCTCCGACAAGCAGACGCAGGTCTCGGACAACGGCGCCATCAACGGCATCGCCAGCACCAACGTGCTCGGCATCCCGCTGCTGGTCTACATCCTGGCCGCGGTCGTGATCGCCGGTTGGGTGCTGCTCAACCGCACCACCTTCGGCCGGCGTACGGTCGCCGTGGGCGGCAACCCGGAGGCGGCCCGACTGGCCGGCATCAACGTCAAGCGGCACACCGTGCTGCTCTACGCGCTCTCCGGCGTCTGCTGCGGCATCGCCGCCATCATGCTCACCGCCCAGGCCAACTCGGCCCAGGCGGCCATGGCCAACCTGTACGAGCTCGACGCGATCGCCGCCGCGATCATCGGCGGGACGCTGCTCAGCGGCGGCCGGGGCACCGTCGTCGGCTCCCTGCTCGGCGTGATCATCTTCTCCACCATCACCAACCTGTTCGCCATCAACGGGCTCTCCACCGAGGCCCAGAACATGGTCAAGGGCGGCATCATCGTCGCCGCGGTCCTGGTCCAGCAGGTCCAGTACCGCAGCGTCACCGGGTTCTTCAACCGCAACAAGCCCACCGCCGCCTGAGCCGCCCGGCCCCTCGGGGCCGGGCACCCACCAGCGGCCACCGACCCGATCGGACGGTGGCCGGGACCACCACACCTTCCTCAGCCGACATTTCCTCCACCACCTGACCCCCAGGAGGTCACGATGACCACGCAGAGCCGCGACCTGTCGCGTCGCCGGATGCTGTTCGGCACGGCCGCGCTCGGCGCCGGCGCGCTGCTCGCCGGTTGCACCAGCAACGAGACCGAGCCGACCGCCGCGCAGACCAAGGCCGCCGAGACCGGCGGCAACGCCGAGCCCGGCAAGCGCGTCACCATCGGCTTCTCCGCGCCGGCCGCCGACCACGGTTGGATCGCCGCCATCACCAACAACGCCAAGGCCCAGGCGGGGGCGTACTCCGACGTGGAGTTCAAGACCGTCGAGGCCGGCGCGGACGCGGCGGCCCAGCGGGCGGCGCTGTCCACCCTGCTCTCCCAGAAGCCGGACGTGATCGTGCTGCTGCCGCACGACGGCAAGGAGCTCAACGCGTTCGGTCTGGAGGCGATGCAGGCCGGCATCCCGGTGGTCAACCTGGACCGGGCCTTCCCGGACGCCAAGGCGTACCGGACCCAGATCAAGGGCGACAACTACGGCATGGGCGTGGCCGCCGCCAACTTCATGATCGAGCAGTTCAAGGCGAAGGGCGTCAGCGCCCCGATCATCGGCGAGATCGCCGGCATCGACTCGCTGGAGCTGACCCAGGAGCGCTCCAAGGGCTTCGCCGACACCCTGGCCCAGGCCGGGTTCAAGGTGGCCAACCGGCGGGCGGCCGAGTTCACCGCGGACTCCGGCCAGCAGGCCGCCACCGGGCTGCTCCAGGCCCTGCCGAAGATCGACGCCATCTGGAACCACGACGACGACCAGGGCATCGGCGTCCTCGCCGCGGTCAACCAGGCCAGCCGCAGCGAGTTCTTCATGATCGGCGGCGCGGGCTCGAAGAAGGCCATGGAGGACATCCAGGCGGACAACACCGTGCTGAAGGCGACGGTCACCTACAGCCCCTCGATGGCCTCCTCGGCCATCTCCCTGGCGCGGCTGATCGGCCAGGGCAAGGGCATGTCCGACCTGGTGGAACTCCAGGTACCGAAGGAGATCGTGCTCGCCTCGGAGACGATCACCAAGGAGAACGCGGGCGACTACCTGAAGCTCGGGTTCTGACACACAGGGAGAGACCCACCTTGTCCACTGTAAGCAGAGAACTGCGGATCGGCCTGGTCGGCTACGCGTTCATGGGCGCCGCGCACTCGCAGGCGTGGCGCACCGTGAACCGGGTGTACGACCTGCCGGCACGGGCCCGGATGGCGCTGATCTGCGGCCGGGACACCGGGAAGGTGGCCGACGCCGCCGACCGGCTCGGCTGGGACGCGTACACCACCGACTGGCGTGACCTGGTCACCCGGGACGACATCGACGTGGTCGACGTCTGCACGCCCGGCGACAGCCACGCCGAGATCACCCTGGCCGCGTTGGCCGCCGGCAAGCACGTGCTGTGCGAGAAGCCGCTGGCCAACACGGTCGAGGAGGCCCGGGCGATGGTCGCCGCGGCGACGAAGGCCCAGGCCGCCGGGGTCCGGTCGATGTGCGGTTTCAACTACCGTCGGGTGCCCGCCGTCACCATGATGCGGGACCTGGTGGCCAGCGGCCGGCTGGGCGTCATCCGGCACGTCCGCGCGGTCTACCTCCAGGACTGGATCGTCGATCCGCAGTTCCCGCTGGTCTGGCGGTTGCAGAAGGACAGGGCGGGCTCCGGCGCGCTCGGCGACATCGGCGCGCACATCATCGACCTCACCCAGTTCGTGACCGGGCAGCGGATCACCGGGGTCAGCGCGGTGACCGAGACGTTCGTCAAGGAGCGACCGCTGCCGGCGGAGTCCAGCGGGCTGGCCGCCTCCGCGAACGGCGCGGACGGGGCGGAGCCGGCCACCGGGCCGGTCACCGTCGACGACGCGGCGGTCTTCGTCGCCCGGCTCGACGGCGGGGCGCTGGCCACGTACGAGGCGAGCCGGTTCGCCACCGGCCGGAAGAACGCCCTGCGGGTCGAGATCAACGGCTCGCTCGGCACCGTCGTGTTCGACCTGGAACGCCTCAACGAGCTGGAGTTCTACGACGCCACGCGGCCCGCCGCCGAGCAGGGCTTCAGCCGGATCCTGGTCACCGAGGCCGACCACCCGTACATGTCGGCCTGGTGGCCGCCGGGGCACATCATCGGCTACGAGCACTCCTTCACCCACCAGATGCGTGACCTGGTCGAGGCGATCGCCACCGGCGTCGACCCGACCCCCTCCTTCGTCGACGCGTTGCAGGTCCAGCTCGTGCTGGACGCGGTGACGCGGTCGGCGGAGGCGGGCTCGTCCTGGACCGGGGTGGAACCGGCGCTGGCGCCGGTGAACGCCTGACCGGCGGGCCGCCGACCACCTGGCCGGCGGCCCACCCGGCTCCTGCCCATCCACCGTGGCGTCGGCCGTGCGGCCGGCGCCACCCGAGGACTTTCCGGACCGACCGGCGAGGGCCGGCCGCGGTTGCGCCCCGCGGCCGGGACGAGGTCGGCGCCGGAGAGGGCGTGCCCACCGGTTGAGGTGGCGCACGGCAGCACGACGGCCGTCCGGCGCGGCCGGACCGGGATTCCCCGGTCGCGCCGGACGACCCGGCCCTGGCACTGTCCACCACCACCACGGAGGAACAGATGGCCCCGTCACACCGTCCACCCGGCCACCGGCGACCCGGCCGACGCACGCCCTGACAGACGTCCGCCCGGGGCGGTGCCAGCGTCCCGACCGGCGGGCGGGGCGGGCAGGGCCGAGACGCCGAACGGCCCTGCCGGCCTGCCCCGTCCGTCCCCACCCGATCGGGTCCGCGGGCCGGCGGCGACGCCGCCGACGCCGCCGCCGGTTCCCCGGCGCTCTCCCGAGCGGGCGGACGGACGGGGCATCCGCCGGGCCGCTCCAGCAGCTTCCGGACCGTCGGATGTCGTTCCCGTCGACATCTGATATCCATGAAACTCACTGTGTTGTCGAAGGGGGCGCCATGCGTACGGGGGTCTGGCTGGTAGGAGCACGCGGCTCCGTCGCGACCACCAGCATCGTCGGGGCGCTCGCCCTGCGCGCCGGCCTGACCGGGCCGACCGGCTGCGTCACCGAACTCCCCGGAGTCCGGGGCCCCGCCCTGCCCACCTTCGCCGACCTGGTCTTCGGCGGGCACGACGTCGCCGCCACCCCGCTGGTCAAGAAGGCCGAGTCGCTGGCGGCGGCCGGCGTGCTGCCCGGCCGGCTGGTCGACGCCCTCCCCGACGAGCTGGCCGCCGTCGAGGCGGAGATCCGCCCGGCCCCCACCGGGGACACGCAGGCCGACCAGATCGCCGCGACCGTCCGCGACCTGGCGTCGTTCCGCGACCGGCACGGGCTGGCCCGGGTCGTGGTGGTCAACGTCTCCGCCACCGAGCCGGTCGCCACGCCGCACCCGGCGCACGCCGACCCGGCCGCCCTGCGGACCGCGCTCGCCGGCCCCGACGACGTGCTGCCGGCCAGCTCCCGGTACGCGTACGCGGCGTTCACCGCCGGCTGCCCGTACGTCGACTTCACCCCGTCGACCGGGGCCCGGCTGCCGGCCCTGACGGCGCTGGCCGCCGAGCGCGGCCTGCCGTACGCCGGGCACGACGGCAAGACCGGGGAGACCCTGGTCAAGTCGGTGCTCGCGCCGATGTTCGCGATGCGGCACCTGGCCGTGCGTTCCTGGTCGGGCGCGAACCTGCTCGGCGGCGGCGACGGGGCCACCCTCGCCGACCCGGCCGCCAACGCCGCGAAGGCCGCCAGCAAGCAGCGCGTGCTCGCCGAGACGCTCGGCTACCAGCCGCAGGGCACCACCCGGATCGAGTACGTCGAGGACCTGGGCGACTTCAAGACCGCCTGGGACCTGGTCACCTTCAGCGGCTTCCTCGGCACCGGCATGCGGATGGAGTTCACCTGGCACGGCTGCGACTCCGCGCTGGCTGCCCCGCTGGTGCTCGACCTGGCCCGGCTCACCGCCGCCGCGCACGCCGCCGGCCACACCGGCCCCCTGGCCGACCTGGCGTTCTTCTTCAAGGACCCGCTGGACGCCGCCACCCACTCGCTCGCCGAGCAGTGGCAGCGTCTGACCGCGTACGCGGCCCGACTGCACGCCGGAGGCTCCCGTGCCGACGCTGGCTGACCTCGCCGAGCTGGTCCGGGCGCCGGCCGCCCTGTCGGTGCCCGGCGACGTGCTGGCCGGCGCGGCGGCGGCCGGGACGCTCGGGCCGCGCACGCCCGCGCTGGCCGGCGCGTCGGTGCTGCTCTACTGGGCCGGCATGGCCGCCAACGACTGGGCCGACCGGGGCCTGGACGCGGTCGAACGCCCGGAACGGCCGATCCCCGGCGGCCGGATCGCCCCGGCCACCGCGTTCGGGGTCGCCGCCGGGCTGACCGCCGCCGGGGTGGCGCTCGCCGCCGCCGCCGGGGGCCGCCGGGCCGCCGCCGTCGCGGTGCCGCTGGCCGCCAGCGTCTGGGGTTACGACCTGGCCGCCAAGAACACCGCCGCCGGCCCGGCCGTGATGGCCGCCTGCCGGGGGCTGGACGTGCTGCTCGGCGCGTCGGGCGGCCGGCTCGTGCGGGCCGTGCCGGCGGCGGTCACCGTCGCCGCGCACACCTGGACGGTCACCGCGCTGTCCCGCCGCGAGGTCACCGGCGCCGACCAGCTCCTGCCGGCGCGTACCCTGGCCGGCACCGCGGTGGTCGCGGCCAGCGCGGTGGCCACCCGCCGGCCGACCCGCGCGGACGTCCTGCCGGCCGCGCTGACCGCCTGGTACGCGGCCCGCTACGGCGGCGCCCAGGCCCGGGTGTACGCCGACCCGTCCGCCGGTCGGGTCCGCGCGGCCGTCGGCGCCGGCATCACCGGGCTGCCCGCCCTCCAGGGGGCGCTGACCGCCCGGGCCGGCGCGGGCTGGCTGGGGATCGCCGTGGCCGCCGCCGCGCCGCTGGCCCGCCGGCTCGCCCGGAAGGTCTCGCCGACATGACCGGCCGGCTCCGGTTCGGGTACGGCACCAACGGCTTCGCCAACCACCGCCTCGACGACGCGCTGGCCCTGCTGGCCGACCTCGGCTACCAGGGGGTCGCGTTGACCCTGGACCACGCCCACCTCGACCCGTTCGCGGCCGGGCTGGCCGCCCGCACCGCCGCCGTACGCCGTCGGCTGGAGAGCCTCGGCCTGACCGTGGTCGTCGAGACCGGCGCGCGTTACCTGCTCGACCCGTGGGAGAAGCACGCGCCGACGCTGCTGCACGACGACCCGGCCCGGCGGATCGAGTTCCTGCGCCGGGCCGTCCGGGTCGGCGCGGACCTGGGCGCGGAGGCGGTGTCGTTCTGGGCCGGCGTCCGACCCGGCCCGGTCGCCCCCGAGGTGGCCTGGGACCGGCTGTTCGCCGGCTGCGCCGAGATCGTCGCCGTCGCCGACGCGGCCGGGGTGCCGCTGGGCTTCGAGCCGGAGCCGGGCATGCTCGTCGAGTCGATCGCCGACTGGCGGCGGCTGCGCGACGCGCTCGGCGCGCCGCCCGGCTTCGGCATCACCCTCGACATCGGACACTGCCGCTGCCTGGAGCCGCAGCCGGTGCCGGACTGCGTCACCGACGTCGCCGGGCACCTGGTCAACGTGCAGATCGACGACATGGTCCGGGGAGTGCACGAGCACCTGGAGTTCGGCGCCGGGGAGATCGACTTCCCGCCGGTGCTGCGGGCGCTGGCCGACGCCGGCTACCGGGGCCTGGTCGGGGTGGAGCTGCCCCGGCACTCGCACGCCGCCCCGACGGTGGCCGCCCGGTCGATCGAGTTCCTCCGCGCCGCCGCCCGCGCCGGCTGACCCGGCGGGGCAGGGCAGGGCCCCTCGTCGTCGCCTGCGGTAGAGAAAGGGCCCCCTCCTTGCACCTCGGCAGGGGACGAAACGGAAGGGAGACGGGAAATGACACCGGACGAGCTTCGGGCGGCGCTGCGGGACGTACCCGATCCGGGGTGGCTGGCCGCGGCGGAACGGGACGTGGCCACCGACCCGACCACCCTCGGTCGGCACGTGGCCGCCGCCGGGCGGCGCTGCGGCCGGGGCCCGCTGCCCGGCCGGCCCGACTGGACCGTCGACGACGCGGCCCGGGCGCTGCTGCTGACCGCGTTGCCCGCCGACCACGCCACCTGGGCCACCACCGTCTACCGGCAGGGCGACGCGGCGGAGAAGCGGGCCGTGCTGCGCGCCCTGCCGATGCTGCCGGTCGGTGACGCGGGCGTGCCGCTGCTGCACGACGCGATCCGCACCAACGACACCCGGCTGGTCGCCGCCGCGCTCGGCCCGTACGCCCGACGTCTGGACCCGCCGGCCTGGCGGCAGGCCGTCCTCAAGTGCGTCTTCATGGATGTCCCGCTCGACGTCGTCGCCGACCTCGACGAACGGGCCGACGCCGAGCTGGCGGTCATGCTCGGCGGACTGGCCGACGAACGCCGGGACGCCGGCCGGTCGATGCCCGCCGACGCCACCGAACTGCTCCACCGGCTCCGCGCCAGGCAGGCGTGAGGGCCGGCACCGTCCCAGGGGAGGCCCGATGCGAATCTTCGACCCGCACATCCACATGACGTCCCGCACCACCGACGACTACGAGCGGATGGCCGCCGCCGGGGTCCGCGCGGTGGTCGAGCCGGCGTTCTGGCTGGGCCAACCGCGCACCAACCCGGGGTCGTTCACCGACTACTTCGACTCGCTTGTCGGCTGGGAGCCGTTCCGGGCCGGGCAGTTCGGGGTACGGCACCACGCCACCGTCGCGCTCAACCCGAAGGAGGCCAACGACCCGCGCTGCCGGCCGGTGCTCGACCTGCTCCCGCGCTACCTGGAGAAGGACGGCGTGGTCGCGGTCGGCGAGATCGGGTACGACTCGATGACCCCGGAGGAGGACGAGGTGTTCGCCGCCCAGCTCGCCCTGGCGGTGGCGCACGACCTGCCGGCGCTGGTGCACACCCCGCACCGGGACAAGGCCCGGGGCACCGAGCGCAGCCTCGCCGTGGTCGCCGAGTCCGGCATCGACCCGGGCCGGGTGGTGATCGACCACCTCAACGAGGTGACTGTCCAGGTGGTCCGGGAGAGCGGTTGCTGGGCCGGTTTCTCGATCTACCCGGACACCAAGATGTCCCCGCCGCGCATGGTCGAGCTGCTGCGCCACTACGGCCCGGAGCGGATGCTGGTGAACTCGGCGGCCGACTGGGGCCGCTCCGACCCGCTGCTGACCCGGGTCACCGGCGAGGCGATGCTGGCGGCCGGGTTCTCCGACGACGACGTCGACTGGGTGCTGTGGCGCAACCCGGTGGAGTTCTACGGCCAGTCCGGCCGGCTGGACCTGACCGACCTGGACGCCCCCGGGCCCACCTTCGCGGGCAACTCGATCCTGCGCGGGGGCTCGTGATGCGGCTGCGGCACGCCGACGGCAGCGCCGTCCACGTCAGCTACTGCACCAACGTGCACCCCGCCGAGGAGCTGCCCGGCGTCCTCGCCCAGCTCGACACGTACGCCACGCCGGTGCGGGAGCGGCTCGGCGTGGACCGGCTCGGCCTCGGCCTGTGGCTGGCCGCCCCGGTCGCCGCCGAGCTGGCCGCCGACCCGACGGCCCGCGCCCGGCTGCGGCACGAGCTGACCGTACGGGGGCTGGAGGTGGTGACGCTCAACGGCTTCCCGTACGCGGCGTTCCAGGCCCCGGTGGTCAAGGGCGACGTGTACCACCCGGACTGGGCGACGCCGCAGCGGCTGGCGTACACCCTGGACCTGGCCCGGGTGCTGGCCGACCTGCTGCCCGACGACGCGGCCCGGGGCTCGGTGTCCACCCTGCCGCTGGCCTGGCGGACCCCGTGGGACGCCGACCGGGCGGACGCCGCCCGCCGCCGGCTGGACGAGCTGGCCGCCGGTCTGGCCGTGGTCGAGCGGGACACCGGCCGCCCGGTGCGGGTCGGCTTCGAGCCGGAGCCGGGCTGCGTGGTGGAGAGCACCGGCCAGGCGGCCACCGCGCTGGCCGGGGTGGACTCCGACCGGCTGGGCGTCTGCCTGGACCTGGCCCACCTGGCGTGCGCCTGGGAGGAGCCGGCCGCCGCGCTGGCCCGGCTGCGCGCCGCCGGCCTGCCGGTGGTGAAGGTGCAGGTCTCCGCCGCCATCGAGGCCGCCGACCCGGCCGCGCACGCCGACGAGCTGCGCCGTTGGGTGGAGCCGAGGTTCCTGCACCAGACCCGGTCGGCCGGCTGCGCGCACGCCGCCGACCCGGCCGATCCGGCGTACGCCGCCGACGACCTGGACGCCGCCCTCGACGCCGGGCTGCCGGACGCCTGGCGGGTGCACTACCACGTGCCGCTGCACGCCCCACCGGAGCCGCCGCTGGGCTCCACCGTCGCGGTGCTGCGCGCCGCCCTGGCCGAGCTGCTGGGCGGCCCGGTGGCCGGCTGTGACCACCTGGACGTCGAGACGTACACCTGGGGGGTGCTGCCGGCGGCCCGACGGCCGCGCACGGACGCGGAGCTGGCCGCCGGTATCGCCGCCGAACTGGCCTTCACCCGAGACGAGCTGACGGCGCTGGGCCTGACCGCGCCGGCGGAGGTGGTGCACTCATGAGTCGCAAGGTGGTCGTGTTGAACGTGGTCGGGTTGACTCCCCGGCTGCTGGCCCACATGCCGAGCCTGCGGGCGGTGGCCGAGGGCGGGTTCACCGCGCCGCTGGGCACGGTGCTGCCGGCGGTGACCTGTTCGGCGCAGTCGACGTTCCTCACCGGTGAGCTGCCCGCCGGGCACGGCGTGGTCGGCAACGGCTGGTACTTCCGGGACCTGGGCGAGGTGCTGCTGTGGCGGCAGCACAACGCGCTGGTCGGCGGGGACAAGATCTGGGACGCGGCCCGTCGCGCCCGGCCCGGCTACACGGTGGCGAACATCTGCTGGTGGTACGCGATGGGCGCGGACGTGGACTGGACGGTGACCCCGCGGCCGGTCTACCACGCCGACGGGCGCAAGGAGCCGGACTGCTACACGTACCCGCCGGAGCTGCACGACCGGCTGACCGCGAAGCTGGGCACCTTCCCGCTGTTCACCTACTGGGGGCCGGGCGCGGGCATCGCCTCGTCGCGGTGGATCTGCCGGGCCGCCGAGCAGGTGATGGCCGACCACGACCCGGATCTGACCCTGGTCTACGTCCCGCACCTGGACTACGACCTGCAACGCTTCGGGCCGTCCGCGCCGCAGGCCGCCGCCGCGGCGGCCGAGCTGGACGGGGTGCTCGCCCCGCTGCTGGACGCCGCCCGCCGCCGGGACGCCACGGTGGTGGTGCTCTCCGAGTACGGCATCACCGAGGTGTCCACCCCGGTGCACGTCAACCGGCTGCTGCGCGCCGAGGGGCTGCTGCGGGTGCACACCCAGGAGGGCATGGAGTACCTGGACCCGTGGACCTCGCGGGCGTTCGCCGTCGCCGACCACCAGGTGGCCCACGTGTACGTGAAGGATCCGGCGGACGTGCCGCTGGTGGCGAAGCTCTGCGCCGGCCTGCCCGGGGTGGCCGAG
The sequence above is a segment of the Micromonospora sp. WMMD882 genome. Coding sequences within it:
- a CDS encoding sugar ABC transporter ATP-binding protein, with the translated sequence MDSQPLVGASADTVVGDVVLRLTDVVKTFPGVRALDGVQLEVRAGEVHCLLGQNGAGKSTLIKVLAGVHRPDSGLVEWRGGPTVFANPQAAMRAGIATIYQELDLVEDLSVAENAFLGHEPRRLGFVRRGHMARRTREILGRLGHPEIPPGRMVRALPAAGKQIVSMARALSHEARLIIMDEPSAVLAHDEVGNLFRIIRELTAQGIAVIYISHRMEEIREIGDRVTVLKDGRTTAANLPARTTPTNDLVSRMTGRSIEYVFPERPADDGVGDELLRVDGLSRAGEFSDVSLRVRAGEIVGIAGLVGSGRSEVLETIFGARRPDAGTVAVAGRALRPGSVGAAVRAGLGMAPEERKSQALLLGEPIYRNVTLATFARFARLGFTNAGRERAEANRIADLLELRPRDVLRPVRTLSGGNQQKVVVGRWLLGDTRLLLLDEPTRGVDVGARAELYQVIRGLAARGVGVLLVSSEVPEVLGLADRVLVMREGRVVREAPAGELDEDTVLDLVMAGSLMEGAPA
- a CDS encoding ABC transporter permease, with the translated sequence MSDATGTTTPERPADLPAQSPPVSKEGTEAATHREPATGRLSFWKGDSGEGARRNLGLIAVLVILVIIGIATRPDLYSNPDWVWDNTLTILKLASVVGVVTVGMTFVIIGGGIDLSVGAIVALAGVWCTTVATQSFGAGGMIFTAVVVGLCVGLVNGVLISYGRLVPFIATLAMLVAARGLAAEISDKQTQVSDNGAINGIASTNVLGIPLLVYILAAVVIAGWVLLNRTTFGRRTVAVGGNPEAARLAGINVKRHTVLLYALSGVCCGIAAIMLTAQANSAQAAMANLYELDAIAAAIIGGTLLSGGRGTVVGSLLGVIIFSTITNLFAINGLSTEAQNMVKGGIIVAAVLVQQVQYRSVTGFFNRNKPTAA
- a CDS encoding substrate-binding domain-containing protein; amino-acid sequence: MTTQSRDLSRRRMLFGTAALGAGALLAGCTSNETEPTAAQTKAAETGGNAEPGKRVTIGFSAPAADHGWIAAITNNAKAQAGAYSDVEFKTVEAGADAAAQRAALSTLLSQKPDVIVLLPHDGKELNAFGLEAMQAGIPVVNLDRAFPDAKAYRTQIKGDNYGMGVAAANFMIEQFKAKGVSAPIIGEIAGIDSLELTQERSKGFADTLAQAGFKVANRRAAEFTADSGQQAATGLLQALPKIDAIWNHDDDQGIGVLAAVNQASRSEFFMIGGAGSKKAMEDIQADNTVLKATVTYSPSMASSAISLARLIGQGKGMSDLVELQVPKEIVLASETITKENAGDYLKLGF
- a CDS encoding Gfo/Idh/MocA family oxidoreductase encodes the protein MSTVSRELRIGLVGYAFMGAAHSQAWRTVNRVYDLPARARMALICGRDTGKVADAADRLGWDAYTTDWRDLVTRDDIDVVDVCTPGDSHAEITLAALAAGKHVLCEKPLANTVEEARAMVAAATKAQAAGVRSMCGFNYRRVPAVTMMRDLVASGRLGVIRHVRAVYLQDWIVDPQFPLVWRLQKDRAGSGALGDIGAHIIDLTQFVTGQRITGVSAVTETFVKERPLPAESSGLAASANGADGAEPATGPVTVDDAAVFVARLDGGALATYEASRFATGRKNALRVEINGSLGTVVFDLERLNELEFYDATRPAAEQGFSRILVTEADHPYMSAWWPPGHIIGYEHSFTHQMRDLVEAIATGVDPTPSFVDALQVQLVLDAVTRSAEAGSSWTGVEPALAPVNA
- a CDS encoding inositol-3-phosphate synthase, yielding MRTGVWLVGARGSVATTSIVGALALRAGLTGPTGCVTELPGVRGPALPTFADLVFGGHDVAATPLVKKAESLAAAGVLPGRLVDALPDELAAVEAEIRPAPTGDTQADQIAATVRDLASFRDRHGLARVVVVNVSATEPVATPHPAHADPAALRTALAGPDDVLPASSRYAYAAFTAGCPYVDFTPSTGARLPALTALAAERGLPYAGHDGKTGETLVKSVLAPMFAMRHLAVRSWSGANLLGGGDGATLADPAANAAKAASKQRVLAETLGYQPQGTTRIEYVEDLGDFKTAWDLVTFSGFLGTGMRMEFTWHGCDSALAAPLVLDLARLTAAAHAAGHTGPLADLAFFFKDPLDAATHSLAEQWQRLTAYAARLHAGGSRADAG
- a CDS encoding SCO3242 family prenyltransferase, with amino-acid sequence MPTLADLAELVRAPAALSVPGDVLAGAAAAGTLGPRTPALAGASVLLYWAGMAANDWADRGLDAVERPERPIPGGRIAPATAFGVAAGLTAAGVALAAAAGGRRAAAVAVPLAASVWGYDLAAKNTAAGPAVMAACRGLDVLLGASGGRLVRAVPAAVTVAAHTWTVTALSRREVTGADQLLPARTLAGTAVVAASAVATRRPTRADVLPAALTAWYAARYGGAQARVYADPSAGRVRAAVGAGITGLPALQGALTARAGAGWLGIAVAAAAPLARRLARKVSPT
- a CDS encoding sugar phosphate isomerase/epimerase family protein, which translates into the protein MTGRLRFGYGTNGFANHRLDDALALLADLGYQGVALTLDHAHLDPFAAGLAARTAAVRRRLESLGLTVVVETGARYLLDPWEKHAPTLLHDDPARRIEFLRRAVRVGADLGAEAVSFWAGVRPGPVAPEVAWDRLFAGCAEIVAVADAAGVPLGFEPEPGMLVESIADWRRLRDALGAPPGFGITLDIGHCRCLEPQPVPDCVTDVAGHLVNVQIDDMVRGVHEHLEFGAGEIDFPPVLRALADAGYRGLVGVELPRHSHAAPTVAARSIEFLRAAARAG
- a CDS encoding EboA domain-containing protein, which produces MTPDELRAALRDVPDPGWLAAAERDVATDPTTLGRHVAAAGRRCGRGPLPGRPDWTVDDAARALLLTALPADHATWATTVYRQGDAAEKRAVLRALPMLPVGDAGVPLLHDAIRTNDTRLVAAALGPYARRLDPPAWRQAVLKCVFMDVPLDVVADLDERADAELAVMLGGLADERRDAGRSMPADATELLHRLRARQA
- a CDS encoding TatD family hydrolase is translated as MRIFDPHIHMTSRTTDDYERMAAAGVRAVVEPAFWLGQPRTNPGSFTDYFDSLVGWEPFRAGQFGVRHHATVALNPKEANDPRCRPVLDLLPRYLEKDGVVAVGEIGYDSMTPEEDEVFAAQLALAVAHDLPALVHTPHRDKARGTERSLAVVAESGIDPGRVVIDHLNEVTVQVVRESGCWAGFSIYPDTKMSPPRMVELLRHYGPERMLVNSAADWGRSDPLLTRVTGEAMLAAGFSDDDVDWVLWRNPVEFYGQSGRLDLTDLDAPGPTFAGNSILRGGS